In one Candidatus Planktophila versatilis genomic region, the following are encoded:
- a CDS encoding cytochrome c oxidase subunit 3, which translates to MTSTSVSSHHKITRPNLVAVGTIVWLSSELMFFAALFAMYFTTRAVQGPTIWLESTEVLNIPFAAFNTTVLVLSSVTCQFGVFAAERYQARRTGSLFKFTEWGMREWFSLTFLMGGFFVAGQIYEYAHLVLEGLTLSSNAYGSVFYLATGFHGLHVTGGLIAFLIVMVRVAKARRFTQGQATTAIVVSYYWHFVDVVWIALFSAIYLIK; encoded by the coding sequence ATGACTAGCACTAGCGTGAGCTCGCACCACAAGATAACCCGCCCTAACTTGGTGGCGGTCGGAACGATTGTGTGGCTGTCCAGTGAGCTGATGTTTTTTGCCGCACTCTTTGCAATGTATTTCACAACGCGCGCTGTGCAAGGCCCAACTATCTGGCTTGAATCTACTGAAGTTCTCAATATTCCATTTGCAGCCTTTAACACCACGGTACTAGTTCTCTCTTCTGTCACCTGTCAGTTCGGTGTCTTCGCTGCAGAGCGCTACCAAGCAAGACGCACCGGATCACTTTTCAAATTCACCGAATGGGGAATGCGCGAATGGTTCTCACTCACATTTCTTATGGGTGGCTTCTTCGTCGCTGGGCAGATTTATGAGTACGCACACCTTGTTCTCGAAGGACTCACTCTTTCATCCAATGCCTACGGTTCGGTTTTCTACCTCGCAACTGGGTTCCACGGTCTGCACGTAACAGGTGGTCTCATCGCATTCCTGATCGTCATGGTTCGCGTTGCTAAAGCTCGACGATTTACCCAAGGTCAAGCAACAACTGCGATTGTGGTTTCCTACTACTGGCACTTCGTAGACGTTGTTTGGATTGCTCTCTTCTCTGCTATCTACCTCATCAAATGA
- a CDS encoding c-type cytochrome, with protein MKRLSRLRRHRATGPILLIFALFTIGTTFQVASAVDAEQTTTIAARSAAIDEGREIFLKGCSSCHGLNAEGGEIAPSLIGVGAASVDFQVATGRMPMGDMSVQAMRKTPVYNAEEVYALAMYVASLAPGPEIPTEEMLNYERDGSTAEGGELFRTNCAMCHNFAGQGGALTQGKYAPTVMGVTPRHIYEAMITGPQSMPVFSDKTITPEEKLSMIKWIKAAEAEPQLGGAALGRVGPVTEGLLVWTLGIGLLIGVAVWLAAKAR; from the coding sequence GTGAAGCGTCTTTCTCGGCTACGTAGACATCGAGCGACAGGTCCAATCCTGCTGATCTTTGCGCTCTTCACCATTGGCACAACCTTCCAAGTTGCCAGCGCCGTCGATGCCGAACAAACGACAACAATCGCAGCCCGCTCTGCTGCTATCGATGAAGGTCGTGAGATTTTCCTTAAGGGCTGTTCTTCTTGCCACGGACTTAACGCAGAAGGCGGCGAGATCGCTCCTTCTCTGATTGGAGTTGGCGCAGCATCGGTAGATTTCCAGGTAGCAACAGGGCGCATGCCGATGGGAGATATGAGCGTCCAAGCGATGCGAAAGACTCCGGTGTATAACGCCGAAGAGGTCTATGCACTTGCCATGTATGTCGCATCCCTCGCCCCCGGACCAGAAATTCCAACCGAGGAAATGTTGAACTACGAACGCGATGGTTCTACTGCTGAAGGTGGCGAACTATTTAGAACTAACTGCGCAATGTGTCACAACTTCGCCGGGCAAGGTGGCGCACTTACCCAAGGTAAATATGCACCCACTGTCATGGGTGTTACACCTCGACATATTTATGAGGCAATGATTACCGGTCCGCAATCAATGCCAGTATTTAGCGATAAGACGATTACCCCTGAAGAAAAACTCTCCATGATTAAGTGGATCAAGGCCGCCGAAGCAGAACCTCAGTTGGGCGGAGCCGCACTCGGTCGTGTTGGTCCAGTTACTGAAGGACTACTTGTGTGGACACTTGGAATCGGACTGCTTATTGGTGTTGCAGTCTGGTTAGCAGCGAAGGCGAGATAG
- a CDS encoding ubiquinol-cytochrome c reductase iron-sulfur subunit, which yields MSNEIELIKDPGLPAHVHRRADTDPKAAVRAERQVATLFILSALGTVLLVYSYLFVDEDIFFFIPVLGNTNAHQLGLGMGMAIALFCIGAGLIHWAKTLMPDEEVIAQRHEFKSEDEDREDFVKTVKAGAAAAGLGRRPLIKRTLGAALGLSAISPVLLLGDLGPLPGNKLKTTSWKKGTRLVTDPGDRPLRPEDLEVGAVAQTLPEIAPGEHRSLNDIGKDAVLLIRLRPEEFNLDAERLSWTYEGIIAFSKICSHMGCAVALYEQQTKHLLCPCHQSTFDVTRAAKVIFGPSARPLPQLPITIDAEGYLVAQAPFNEPVGPSFWERSR from the coding sequence ATGTCTAACGAGATAGAACTCATCAAAGATCCAGGTCTGCCAGCACATGTTCATCGCCGCGCAGATACTGACCCAAAGGCTGCTGTTCGTGCCGAGCGTCAGGTAGCAACGCTCTTTATTCTCTCCGCCCTCGGAACTGTCCTCCTTGTTTACTCATATCTCTTCGTCGATGAAGACATTTTCTTCTTCATTCCAGTTCTAGGAAATACCAATGCTCACCAGCTTGGTCTGGGAATGGGAATGGCTATCGCGCTCTTCTGTATTGGTGCAGGTTTGATTCACTGGGCCAAGACACTGATGCCTGATGAAGAAGTCATTGCCCAGCGTCATGAATTTAAATCTGAAGATGAAGACCGGGAAGATTTTGTTAAGACCGTTAAAGCTGGCGCCGCCGCCGCCGGTCTTGGTCGCAGACCACTGATTAAACGCACACTAGGCGCAGCCCTTGGTCTCTCTGCTATCTCACCGGTGCTACTACTAGGTGACCTCGGTCCACTACCTGGAAACAAACTTAAGACAACATCATGGAAGAAGGGCACTCGCCTGGTTACTGATCCAGGTGATCGCCCGCTACGTCCGGAAGATTTGGAAGTAGGCGCAGTAGCTCAAACACTCCCTGAGATAGCACCTGGCGAGCACCGATCTTTAAATGACATTGGAAAAGATGCGGTGCTACTTATCCGTCTTCGCCCGGAAGAATTCAATCTCGATGCCGAACGACTTTCCTGGACCTATGAGGGAATTATTGCCTTCTCAAAGATCTGTTCTCATATGGGATGCGCGGTTGCCCTCTATGAGCAGCAGACAAAGCATCTGCTCTGTCCATGTCACCAATCAACATTCGATGTGACTCGCGCAGCCAAGGTCATCTTCGGACCTTCAGCTCGCCCTCTTCCACAGTTGCCAATTACAATTGATGCTGAGGGTTACCTCGTGGCACAAGCACCATTTAATGAACCCGTCGGACCTAGTTTCTGGGAGCGCTCAAGATGA
- a CDS encoding cytochrome b encodes MTARERIAGNVAGYVDDRTGAAKWMKKNLTKVFPDHWSFLLGEICLYSFVILLLSGTFLTFWFDPSMREVVYEGSYEPLQGLEMSAAYASTLDISFEVRGGLLMRQIHHWAALIFMVGIVVHLMRVYFTGAFRKPREFNWIIGVGLLTLGIVEGFLGYSLPDDLLSGTGIRIAEAIIQALPVVGSYLAFFAFGGEFPGVAFIPRIYTVHVLLLPGIFLALITVHLMLVWYQKHTQFPGPGRTEKNVVGYPLMPVYMAKAGGFFFIVFGVTAFLGAVASINPIWLYGPYTPGQVSAGSQPDWYMGWLDGLVRMAPPLETVTFGYTTSWNILIPGLILPGIMFTALALYPFIESWATGDKREHHLLDRPRNAPTRTAIGAMALTFTLVTLLNGGNDIIATTFDLTINQMMWFSRIGVIVLPPLAYVITKRLCLSLQRADRDLVLHGRETGRLVRMPNGEFTEIHEPISPEKAWLLTSHEQLAPLELPELDGGGVRRPGAIKNKIRNRISRSMATAVPKATESERKELEGHH; translated from the coding sequence ATGACAGCACGCGAAAGAATCGCCGGTAACGTCGCAGGATATGTAGATGATCGCACAGGTGCGGCCAAGTGGATGAAGAAGAATCTCACCAAAGTCTTCCCCGACCACTGGTCATTCTTGCTCGGTGAAATCTGTCTCTACTCTTTCGTCATTCTGCTTCTCTCCGGAACTTTCCTTACATTTTGGTTTGATCCATCAATGCGCGAAGTCGTCTATGAGGGTTCCTACGAACCGTTGCAAGGCTTAGAGATGTCAGCCGCCTACGCATCTACTCTTGATATTTCATTTGAAGTTCGTGGCGGATTACTCATGCGCCAGATTCACCACTGGGCCGCACTCATATTTATGGTGGGAATAGTCGTGCACTTGATGCGCGTCTACTTCACCGGCGCATTCCGTAAGCCTCGTGAATTTAACTGGATTATCGGAGTTGGACTTCTCACTCTTGGAATCGTGGAAGGCTTCTTGGGATACTCACTTCCCGATGATCTTCTCTCCGGAACTGGTATCCGCATCGCGGAAGCAATTATTCAAGCTCTTCCTGTAGTTGGTTCCTACCTTGCCTTCTTCGCCTTCGGCGGCGAATTTCCGGGTGTCGCTTTCATCCCACGTATCTATACCGTGCACGTGCTCTTGCTTCCAGGAATCTTCCTGGCACTCATCACTGTTCACTTAATGCTTGTTTGGTACCAGAAGCACACCCAGTTCCCAGGCCCAGGTCGCACCGAGAAGAACGTTGTTGGTTATCCACTGATGCCGGTCTATATGGCTAAAGCTGGCGGATTCTTCTTCATTGTCTTTGGCGTTACCGCTTTTCTTGGCGCGGTCGCATCGATTAACCCCATCTGGTTATACGGTCCATACACGCCAGGACAAGTCTCGGCCGGCTCCCAACCTGATTGGTATATGGGTTGGCTAGATGGTTTGGTTCGTATGGCTCCCCCACTTGAAACAGTCACCTTCGGATACACCACCTCTTGGAACATTTTGATTCCTGGACTTATCTTGCCCGGCATCATGTTCACCGCCCTAGCGCTCTATCCATTTATTGAGAGCTGGGCAACTGGAGATAAGCGCGAGCATCATCTGCTTGATCGCCCGCGTAATGCACCTACTCGCACCGCAATCGGTGCGATGGCGCTGACATTCACACTTGTCACACTTCTCAATGGCGGTAACGACATTATTGCCACAACATTTGATCTCACCATTAATCAGATGATGTGGTTCTCTCGCATTGGTGTCATTGTCTTGCCGCCTCTTGCATATGTAATTACCAAGCGCCTATGTCTTTCACTACAGCGCGCTGATCGCGATCTCGTTCTGCACGGGCGCGAGACCGGACGCCTGGTTCGCATGCCAAATGGTGAATTCACTGAAATTCATGAGCCAATCTCACCTGAAAAGGCTTGGCTGCTTACCTCTCATGAACAACTAGCACCACTTGAACTTCCGGAGCTAGATGGCGGTGGAGTTCGCAGACCAGGGGCAATCAAGAACAAGATTCGTAATCGAATCTCACGCTCGATGGCTACTGCAGTTCCTAAGGCAACTGAGTCAGAGCGCAAAGAACTCGAAGGTCATCACTAG
- a CDS encoding DMT family transporter — MRKLVALAPWIFVLIWSSGFPVSKYAFSSGDPLYFLAIRLLLAALILLLLAFIFRAPLKLSRSDVLASLAIGITLHGMYLAGVWYAISLGAPAGLSSVITSMQPVLVSLIAIRLLSEPLTRKQVVGLVLGFIGVFLVVLPKLSGTSHFTTTSLGLLVLALLGSTVATLMQKKIGHAIPLLIGTTYQFAISGVVLLILSVALGKTEFHLTQTGLFAMLWAVLVTSIAAVLLLFWLLNRGSAAKVSSLFYLVPPIAVLETYILFGEKINALGFIGIAMTTLGVALVLQN, encoded by the coding sequence GTGCGAAAGCTGGTAGCACTCGCGCCCTGGATCTTCGTCCTGATCTGGAGCTCAGGCTTTCCAGTTTCAAAGTATGCATTTTCATCAGGGGATCCGCTCTATTTTCTCGCAATCAGATTACTTCTAGCCGCACTCATTCTGCTGCTGCTGGCGTTTATTTTTCGAGCCCCGTTAAAGCTCTCCCGGAGTGATGTTCTCGCCTCACTAGCAATTGGCATCACTCTTCACGGTATGTATTTAGCGGGAGTTTGGTATGCAATCAGCTTGGGAGCACCAGCAGGCCTATCTTCAGTGATTACAAGTATGCAGCCGGTGCTGGTCTCCCTGATCGCCATTCGATTATTGAGTGAACCCTTAACTAGAAAGCAGGTAGTCGGTTTAGTACTGGGATTCATCGGAGTCTTTCTTGTCGTCTTACCAAAGCTCTCTGGCACATCGCACTTTACGACAACATCACTCGGGCTACTGGTCCTAGCACTCTTGGGAAGCACGGTTGCGACCTTGATGCAGAAGAAAATTGGTCACGCAATTCCGCTTTTAATTGGTACCACCTATCAGTTCGCAATCTCTGGCGTAGTTCTGCTGATTCTCTCTGTTGCGCTAGGTAAGACTGAATTCCACCTCACGCAGACCGGCTTATTTGCAATGCTCTGGGCGGTGCTTGTCACATCAATTGCGGCAGTGCTCTTGCTCTTCTGGCTTCTCAATCGCGGTTCGGCTGCGAAGGTCTCATCCTTGTTCTATCTCGTGCCACCGATTGCAGTGCTAGAGACATATATTCTCTTTGGGGAAAAGATCAACGCCCTGGGGTTCATCGGAATCGCCATGACCACACTGGGCGTTGCCTTAGTTCTACAGAACTAG
- a CDS encoding cytochrome c oxidase subunit 4 has protein sequence MKANWQLFTGLSIFYVIMSVVYYYVGGEAVGITGMILAACLAGMVGFYIWFTQKRIGFDIPSDNVDAEIADDAGELGFYSPHSWWPLPVALSATAMGLGLIIGWWLTLIALGALIISIIGMVTEYEKPLTSSSH, from the coding sequence ATGAAGGCTAATTGGCAGCTCTTTACCGGACTCTCTATTTTCTATGTGATCATGTCGGTGGTTTATTACTACGTCGGTGGTGAAGCCGTTGGTATTACCGGCATGATCCTGGCAGCATGTTTAGCGGGCATGGTCGGCTTCTATATCTGGTTCACGCAGAAGCGAATTGGCTTTGATATTCCTTCAGATAATGTCGATGCTGAAATTGCAGATGATGCCGGTGAACTTGGTTTCTATAGCCCGCACTCATGGTGGCCACTTCCGGTTGCGCTAAGTGCAACTGCCATGGGTCTTGGTCTGATTATCGGCTGGTGGCTCACCCTGATTGCGCTAGGTGCGCTCATTATCAGCATCATCGGCATGGTCACTGAGTACGAAAAGCCACTGACCAGTAGCAGCCACTAA
- the ctaD gene encoding cytochrome c oxidase subunit I: protein MTTYAERPTIAAPRQGVQKTSLGSQFVKTITSTDHKRIGYLYLATSFFWFLFAGVLALLIRIELARPGMQFISVEQYNQIFTMHGTIMLLMFATPLFVGFANVIMPLQIGAADVAFPRLNMLSYWLFLFGSIQAVAGFLTPGGAASFGWTAYAPLANSTYSPGIGGDLWVMGLAISGLGTILGGVNFITTIFTMRAPGMTMFRMSIFSWNVLLTSILVLLAFPPLAAALFGLESDRLYGTHIFDPANGGAMLWQHLFWFFGHPEVYILALPFFGIATEILPVFSRKPIFGYKGLIAATIAISALSVAVWAHHMFASGKVLLPFFSFMTFLIGVPTGVKFFNWIGTMWRGHVTFETPMLWVMGFLVTFLFGGITGIILASPPLDFAVSASYFVVAHFHYVLFGTVVFAMFAGFYFWWPKMTGRMLNERLGKIHFWTLFFGFHLTFLIQHWLGIKGFPRRYADYLATDGFTEMNMISTVGSFLLALSMIPFFVNVWITRISPKVEVDDPWGYGSSLEWATSCPPPRHNFTSMPRIRSERPAFDLHHPHIKTEGH from the coding sequence ATGACCACGTATGCAGAACGTCCAACGATTGCAGCTCCGCGCCAGGGAGTCCAAAAGACATCTTTAGGCTCTCAGTTCGTAAAGACAATCACCTCAACGGATCACAAGCGCATTGGTTATCTCTACCTAGCAACATCATTCTTCTGGTTCCTCTTTGCCGGAGTTCTAGCACTTCTCATCCGCATCGAGCTTGCTCGCCCAGGAATGCAGTTCATTAGCGTTGAGCAGTACAACCAGATCTTCACCATGCACGGAACGATCATGTTGCTGATGTTTGCCACACCGCTCTTTGTTGGTTTTGCAAACGTCATCATGCCGCTACAAATCGGAGCGGCAGATGTTGCCTTCCCTCGTCTTAATATGCTCTCTTATTGGCTCTTTCTCTTTGGTTCAATTCAAGCCGTTGCCGGTTTCTTAACTCCCGGGGGAGCGGCATCATTTGGTTGGACTGCCTACGCACCTCTTGCTAACTCAACATACTCTCCTGGAATTGGTGGCGACCTCTGGGTAATGGGTCTTGCTATCTCCGGCCTTGGCACAATCCTGGGCGGCGTTAACTTCATTACAACAATCTTTACGATGCGCGCACCTGGAATGACGATGTTCCGCATGTCCATCTTCTCTTGGAACGTCCTCTTAACTTCAATTCTCGTTCTGCTGGCCTTCCCACCATTGGCCGCAGCGCTCTTTGGACTTGAATCAGATCGACTCTATGGAACACATATCTTTGATCCGGCAAACGGTGGAGCCATGTTATGGCAGCACTTGTTCTGGTTCTTTGGTCATCCTGAGGTCTATATCTTGGCGCTGCCATTCTTTGGAATCGCAACTGAAATCTTGCCGGTCTTTAGTCGTAAGCCAATCTTTGGTTACAAAGGTTTGATTGCCGCAACCATCGCTATTTCAGCGCTCTCGGTTGCAGTGTGGGCGCACCACATGTTTGCTAGTGGAAAAGTGCTCTTGCCCTTCTTCTCCTTTATGACATTTCTTATCGGTGTTCCCACCGGTGTGAAGTTCTTTAACTGGATCGGAACCATGTGGCGCGGCCATGTCACCTTTGAAACACCGATGCTCTGGGTCATGGGATTCCTCGTCACATTCCTCTTCGGCGGAATCACCGGAATTATCTTGGCCTCACCACCACTTGATTTCGCTGTCTCTGCTTCTTACTTCGTGGTTGCGCACTTCCACTATGTCTTATTTGGAACTGTGGTCTTTGCCATGTTCGCTGGCTTCTACTTCTGGTGGCCAAAGATGACCGGACGCATGCTCAATGAACGACTAGGCAAGATTCACTTCTGGACTCTCTTCTTTGGCTTTCACCTCACCTTCCTGATTCAGCACTGGTTAGGTATTAAGGGCTTCCCTCGTCGCTATGCCGACTACTTAGCAACCGATGGCTTTACCGAGATGAATATGATTTCAACGGTTGGTTCATTCTTGCTGGCTCTTTCCATGATTCCGTTCTTCGTCAATGTTTGGATTACTCGCATTTCACCAAAGGTTGAAGTCGATGATCCTTGGGGCTATGGCTCCTCCCTTGAGTGGGCAACATCGTGTCCACCACCACGCCATAACTTCACCTCGATGCCACGCATTCGCTCTGAGCGACCAGCATTTGATTTACACCACCCTCACATTAAGACAGAAGGTCACTAA
- the coxB gene encoding cytochrome c oxidase subunit II, with product MSLDAPRNWRPLRVAAAILPALFLLSGCSFDLNNVSGMGFPKGVSSVNDISLSLWQGSWIAAGVVGVFTLILILWPAVFHRANASKGEFPKQTQYNVPVEILYTVIPFIIVAVLFYFTVIKENKIVDKTTPVKHEISVDGFQWSWQFSYPEAGEDAVVTGTPAQPPTLYLPKGESVRFTLNANDVVHGFWIPAFMIQMQNLPGETNHLQFTANKIGEFPGRCNILCGRNHSQMLFKVKVVSPENYQKYLDSLKASAA from the coding sequence ATGTCTTTAGACGCACCACGCAACTGGCGCCCACTCCGAGTAGCGGCAGCAATTCTCCCGGCGCTATTTCTCCTCAGCGGTTGCTCATTTGATCTCAACAATGTTTCTGGAATGGGCTTTCCTAAGGGAGTCTCTAGCGTCAATGACATTTCACTCTCGCTCTGGCAGGGCTCATGGATTGCCGCCGGAGTTGTAGGAGTCTTCACTTTGATTTTGATTCTTTGGCCAGCTGTTTTTCATAGAGCTAACGCCAGTAAAGGTGAATTTCCGAAGCAGACCCAATACAACGTTCCAGTTGAAATTCTTTACACCGTTATTCCCTTCATTATCGTGGCAGTGCTCTTCTACTTCACCGTCATAAAAGAAAATAAGATCGTTGATAAGACAACGCCGGTCAAGCATGAGATTTCAGTTGATGGCTTCCAATGGTCTTGGCAGTTCTCATACCCAGAAGCAGGCGAGGACGCAGTTGTTACCGGCACACCGGCACAACCACCGACTCTCTATCTTCCAAAGGGTGAGAGCGTGCGCTTTACTTTAAATGCCAACGATGTAGTGCATGGTTTCTGGATTCCAGCATTCATGATCCAGATGCAGAACTTGCCGGGAGAGACGAACCACTTGCAATTTACTGCCAACAAGATTGGTGAATTCCCAGGTCGATGCAACATCTTGTGCGGGCGAAACCATTCACAAATGCTCTTTAAGGTGAAGGTAGTTTCACCAGAGAATTATCAGAAGTATCTTGACTCACTGAAGGCGAGCGCAGCATGA
- a CDS encoding aminotransferase class V-fold PLP-dependent enzyme produces the protein MHAPIRGSSVHPVVRVTGNFTSESPLAEVVRSALLAAFDQGWADPKKLSQSSARAAILGNQALENIAAKLKVPADSLEVLGEPALGHYLAIAGLLRDDLTFAYSATDKGKIRAIARSHRGAITELQVDDQGAINSAQIPQNSVLSLQLANGETGIVQDSQRLAGLSNFVAVDATSSGPRIALPDHWDTALFDARSWYGPGGLAILAIKNKTQFAYPLPHIAPIKSPGTFSLPLLIAASVALTNFTPEEATLREFAISELATIPGVRVVAPQAPATTNVFSIIVAGFNGEHLVRELAARSLDVDSGSACSPADLQPSHVLAAMGYPTDGHLLITLKNGMTRADVQALVSAISEITS, from the coding sequence GTGCATGCGCCCATTCGAGGCAGTAGCGTTCATCCGGTGGTACGTGTCACAGGAAACTTCACATCAGAGTCACCTCTAGCCGAGGTAGTTCGTAGCGCCCTGCTGGCCGCCTTTGACCAAGGATGGGCTGATCCGAAGAAACTTTCGCAGTCATCGGCCCGAGCGGCAATTCTGGGAAATCAAGCGCTGGAAAATATCGCTGCGAAATTGAAGGTGCCGGCAGATTCCTTGGAAGTCCTTGGGGAGCCTGCTCTGGGCCATTACTTGGCTATCGCAGGCCTGCTTCGAGATGACCTCACCTTTGCATACTCGGCTACCGACAAAGGAAAAATCAGAGCGATAGCACGATCTCATCGTGGAGCCATTACGGAATTACAGGTCGATGATCAGGGAGCGATTAACTCTGCTCAAATTCCACAGAATTCAGTGCTCTCATTGCAATTAGCTAATGGTGAAACTGGCATTGTGCAGGACTCACAGAGACTTGCAGGGCTATCGAATTTCGTAGCCGTCGATGCAACATCTTCTGGCCCCAGAATTGCCCTACCTGATCATTGGGATACCGCACTCTTTGATGCCCGTTCTTGGTATGGCCCTGGCGGGTTAGCAATTCTTGCGATCAAGAACAAAACCCAATTCGCATATCCGCTGCCTCATATTGCTCCAATCAAATCACCCGGAACATTTTCGCTGCCCTTGCTGATAGCCGCATCAGTTGCACTGACAAACTTCACTCCCGAAGAGGCCACACTTCGTGAGTTCGCAATTTCTGAATTAGCTACAATTCCTGGTGTGCGCGTGGTCGCCCCACAAGCACCTGCTACTACTAACGTTTTCTCCATCATCGTCGCTGGCTTTAATGGAGAGCATTTGGTGCGCGAGCTAGCTGCGCGCTCACTTGATGTGGATTCAGGTTCTGCCTGCTCCCCCGCAGATCTACAGCCGAGCCACGTATTGGCAGCAATGGGTTATCCGACCGATGGACATCTGCTCATCACTCTAAAAAATGGGATGACTCGCGCTGATGTTCAAGCTTTAGTAAGCGCGATTTCTGAGATTACTTCTTAA
- a CDS encoding carbohydrate kinase family protein: MKIGVAGSVGLDHLMTFPGKFTDSLVAGSLEKVSLSFLVDGLDVRRGGCAANIAFGLGVLGLNPILIAAVGKDFADYDAWLTRHGVDTSHALVSTEQHTAHFTVTTDTELNQIASFFPGAMSEARNIELKPIIDKVGKLDILVVSPDDPEAMLRHTEVAIAMGIAVAADPSQQMARMNGEEIKKLIDGATYLFMNEYELALAIQKTGWSDHEILQRVKYRIVTLGSDGARVESIDGTFIKVGCAKEKAKVDPTGVGDSFRSGFVAGLAWGLSHERCAQLGSMIATYVIETTGTQEYRFTSAEFLTRFTEAYGDQAASEIASHLPA, translated from the coding sequence ATGAAAATTGGCGTTGCAGGTTCTGTTGGGCTAGATCACCTGATGACCTTTCCGGGCAAGTTCACAGATTCACTGGTCGCCGGTTCTCTTGAAAAAGTCTCGCTCTCATTCCTTGTCGATGGTCTAGATGTCCGTCGCGGGGGATGCGCCGCCAATATCGCTTTCGGCCTTGGAGTTCTGGGACTTAACCCAATCTTGATTGCTGCGGTAGGTAAAGATTTCGCTGATTACGATGCCTGGCTCACACGCCATGGCGTGGACACATCACACGCCCTCGTCTCCACCGAGCAACACACCGCCCACTTCACAGTCACAACTGATACCGAGTTAAACCAGATTGCATCATTTTTCCCGGGTGCCATGTCAGAGGCTCGCAACATTGAGCTAAAGCCAATCATCGACAAGGTAGGAAAGCTCGACATCCTGGTTGTTTCCCCAGATGATCCGGAGGCGATGCTGCGCCATACCGAGGTGGCAATTGCGATGGGAATCGCGGTGGCAGCTGATCCTTCTCAGCAGATGGCGCGCATGAACGGCGAAGAAATCAAGAAACTTATCGATGGCGCTACCTACCTATTTATGAATGAATATGAGTTGGCACTTGCTATTCAAAAGACTGGGTGGAGTGATCACGAAATTCTGCAGCGAGTGAAATATCGGATTGTCACATTGGGCTCAGATGGTGCACGGGTTGAAAGTATCGATGGAACATTCATTAAAGTTGGATGCGCCAAAGAGAAGGCAAAAGTGGATCCAACAGGTGTCGGTGATTCCTTTAGATCTGGCTTCGTTGCCGGGCTTGCGTGGGGACTATCGCATGAGCGGTGCGCCCAACTTGGTTCAATGATTGCTACCTATGTGATTGAAACTACTGGTACTCAGGAATATCGATTTACGAGCGCTGAATTTCTCACTCGCTTTACCGAGGCCTACGGTGATCAGGCAGCGAGTGAAATTGCCAGCCACCTTCCCGCTTAA
- the erpA gene encoding iron-sulfur cluster insertion protein ErpA, which produces MTTEMTSTPVELTTGITLTDVAAAKVSALLAQEGRDDLYLRVAVQPGGCSGLKYQLYFDDRAQDGDIAREFGSVKVVVDKMSDPYLMGASIDFVDTIEKQGFTIDNPNAQGSCACGDSFN; this is translated from the coding sequence ATGACTACTGAAATGACTTCAACTCCTGTCGAGCTTACAACTGGCATCACACTTACTGATGTCGCGGCCGCAAAGGTTTCAGCCCTTTTAGCTCAAGAAGGTCGCGATGACCTCTATCTTCGTGTGGCAGTGCAACCAGGTGGCTGCTCTGGTCTTAAGTACCAGCTCTACTTCGATGACCGCGCACAAGATGGCGATATCGCACGTGAATTCGGTAGCGTCAAAGTTGTCGTAGACAAGATGAGTGATCCATATTTGATGGGCGCCTCAATTGATTTTGTAGACACCATCGAAAAGCAGGGCTTCACCATTGATAATCCAAATGCGCAAGGTTCATGCGCATGCGGCGATTCATTTAACTAA